A single window of Brevundimonas naejangsanensis DNA harbors:
- a CDS encoding helix-turn-helix domain-containing protein, with protein sequence MSAAADRKLFLGGRLKRLRRDLGLSQTAMAADLGVSPSYLNHIERNQRPVSAQLLLRLAETYDVDLRNLGQSGGPASEAELSEVFADPLFQGLAVPRHEIMQLAEDQPAAADAILRLYRAFSDRRVRDRAETEAGGGAAPTDSPSEWVREYVQARHNHFPELDALGEALHEALRAEAPGPDEGFEGLARARLFARHGLTVRTLPAEVMVEWTRRFDPHRGRLLLSDALGPSSRAFAVANQLALMEHGAELQALTEAANAPDAPTRNLLKASLTNTLAAAVLMPYGAFQRAAEETGYDLSRLQARFGVGFEQAAHRLTTLSRPTARGVPFFLMRVDQAGNVSKRYASGAFPFSRFGGACPRWRLHSAFRTPGRIVTQIIETPDGGRWFTLARTVDRQGQDAFTEGHDLAIGLGCELKHAHRLIYARGLDLQKPEVTPIGPACRLCERHPCAERAAPPVGRALTVDDWSKSVSPYPFA encoded by the coding sequence ATGAGCGCCGCCGCTGATCGCAAGCTGTTCCTGGGCGGCCGCCTCAAGCGGCTGCGGCGCGACCTTGGCCTGTCGCAGACAGCGATGGCGGCGGACCTGGGCGTCTCGCCCTCCTATCTGAACCATATCGAGCGCAACCAGCGCCCCGTCTCGGCCCAGTTGCTGCTGCGTCTGGCCGAAACCTACGACGTCGACCTGCGCAACCTCGGCCAGTCCGGCGGCCCGGCGTCGGAGGCGGAACTGTCCGAAGTCTTCGCCGATCCCCTGTTTCAGGGGCTAGCCGTGCCGCGTCACGAGATCATGCAACTGGCCGAGGATCAGCCCGCCGCCGCCGACGCCATCCTGCGCCTCTATCGCGCCTTCTCCGACCGCCGCGTGCGCGACCGGGCCGAGACCGAGGCCGGCGGCGGCGCGGCTCCGACCGACAGCCCGTCCGAATGGGTGCGCGAATACGTCCAGGCCCGCCACAACCACTTTCCCGAGCTCGACGCCCTGGGCGAGGCCCTGCACGAGGCCCTGCGCGCCGAGGCCCCCGGCCCCGACGAAGGCTTTGAAGGTCTGGCCCGCGCGCGCCTGTTCGCGCGCCACGGCCTGACGGTCCGCACCCTGCCCGCCGAGGTCATGGTCGAGTGGACCCGCCGCTTCGACCCGCACCGGGGGCGGCTGCTGCTGTCCGACGCGCTGGGCCCGTCGTCGCGCGCCTTCGCCGTCGCCAATCAACTGGCCTTGATGGAGCACGGCGCCGAACTTCAGGCCCTGACCGAGGCGGCGAACGCTCCCGACGCCCCGACGCGCAACCTGCTCAAGGCCTCGCTGACCAACACCCTGGCCGCCGCCGTGCTGATGCCCTACGGCGCCTTCCAGCGCGCGGCCGAGGAAACCGGCTATGACCTGTCCCGGCTGCAGGCCCGCTTCGGCGTCGGTTTCGAGCAGGCGGCGCACCGGCTGACCACCCTGTCGCGGCCGACGGCGCGCGGCGTGCCCTTCTTCCTGATGCGGGTGGATCAGGCGGGGAACGTGTCCAAGCGATACGCCTCGGGCGCCTTTCCCTTCTCGCGCTTCGGCGGCGCCTGCCCGCGCTGGCGGCTGCACTCGGCCTTCCGAACGCCGGGCCGCATCGTCACCCAGATCATCGAGACGCCGGACGGCGGTCGCTGGTTCACCCTGGCCCGCACCGTGGATCGTCAGGGCCAGGACGCCTTCACCGAGGGCCACGACCTGGCCATCGGCCTGGGCTGCGAACTGAAACACGCCCACCGCCTGATCTATGCGCGCGGTCTGGACCTTCAGAAGCCGGAGGTCACGCCCATCGGACCGGCCTGCCGCCTGTGCGAACGCCACCCCTGCGCCGAACGCGCCGCGCCGCCGGTGGGGCGGGCGCTGACGGTCGACGACTGGTCGAAGTCGGTGAGCCCGTATCCGTTCGCATAA
- a CDS encoding sensor histidine kinase, whose translation MAVLVMAVLAVMKPELAGWLAAGAAAVILATWLVNRTPPAPVDISELDGGAVDLGPDAALLGDVFEALDDPLFIISGGEADDIAGRRIALANAAARELFRLGGTGAGLLVSVIREPRVLEAVDDALFEGVAGAVEYVGGGAQERHWRALIRPLPAREANDWGGGALALLALRDETDVRRMEKMRVDFLANASHELRTPLASLSGFIETLKGHAKDDPKARDKFLDIMAVQADRMRRLVADLLSLSRIELNEHIAPLGRVNLARATADVVDAVSVISRERQVTIKAELPHGGSAVTGDRDEIAQVVQNLIDNALKYSSAGGTIEVGIEIDRTLDEAMSSRMAEGNRLSLATPDREAGQRYAVVTVRDHGPGMAREHLPRLTERFYRVEGQKSGDRQGTGLGLAIVRHIIIRHRGGLSVDSAPGQGAIFAACFPLAPTSES comes from the coding sequence GTGGCGGTCCTGGTCATGGCGGTGCTGGCGGTGATGAAGCCGGAATTGGCCGGTTGGCTGGCGGCGGGCGCGGCGGCGGTGATTCTGGCGACCTGGCTGGTCAACCGGACGCCCCCGGCGCCGGTGGATATTTCCGAGCTGGACGGCGGCGCCGTGGACCTGGGGCCGGACGCGGCTTTGCTGGGCGATGTGTTCGAAGCGCTGGACGATCCTCTGTTCATCATCAGCGGCGGCGAGGCGGACGATATCGCCGGGCGCCGCATCGCCCTGGCCAATGCTGCGGCGCGCGAACTGTTTCGGCTGGGCGGGACCGGCGCGGGGCTGCTGGTCTCGGTGATCCGCGAGCCGCGCGTTCTGGAAGCGGTGGATGACGCCCTGTTCGAGGGTGTGGCGGGGGCGGTGGAATATGTCGGCGGCGGCGCTCAGGAACGGCACTGGCGCGCCCTGATCCGGCCGCTTCCCGCGCGCGAGGCGAACGACTGGGGCGGCGGCGCCCTGGCCCTGCTGGCCCTGCGCGACGAGACCGACGTGCGGCGCATGGAGAAGATGCGCGTAGACTTCCTGGCCAACGCCAGCCACGAATTGCGGACCCCTCTGGCCTCGCTGTCAGGCTTCATCGAGACGCTGAAGGGCCACGCCAAGGACGACCCCAAGGCGCGCGACAAATTCCTCGACATCATGGCGGTGCAGGCCGACCGGATGCGGCGTCTGGTGGCCGACCTGCTGTCGCTGAGCCGGATCGAACTGAACGAACACATCGCGCCGCTGGGCCGGGTCAATCTGGCGCGGGCGACGGCTGACGTGGTCGATGCGGTCAGCGTCATCTCGCGCGAGCGCCAAGTGACGATCAAGGCGGAACTGCCGCACGGCGGCTCCGCCGTGACCGGCGACCGGGACGAGATCGCCCAGGTGGTGCAGAACCTGATCGACAACGCCCTTAAGTACTCCAGCGCGGGCGGAACCATAGAGGTCGGCATCGAGATCGACCGCACGCTGGACGAGGCCATGTCGAGCCGGATGGCCGAGGGCAACCGCCTGTCGCTGGCCACGCCGGACCGCGAGGCCGGGCAGCGCTACGCCGTGGTCACCGTACGCGATCACGGGCCAGGGATGGCGCGCGAGCATCTGCCGCGCCTGACCGAGCGCTTCTATCGTGTCGAGGGACAGAAAAGCGGCGATCGTCAGGGCACGGGCCTGGGCCTGGCCATTGTCCGGCACATCATCATTCGCCACCGAGGCGGCCTGTCTGTGGACAGCGCGCCGGGACAGGGGGCTATCTTTGCGGCCTGTTTCCCGCTGGCTCCGACCTCTGAAAGCTGA
- the pstC gene encoding phosphate ABC transporter permease subunit PstC, with the protein MIWIFLLLLIAFVVMAYVAGRALAVRRSRGAKSHSRPGQHGLYALIWVGAPALAMLIAASVFSTSIEQQMMRAGAPDSVAQLEPFRREAFFADARLVGAGQEARQIWPAPYAEELPAEGRRAHRIAATLSWGGGVAALIAAVLGGLFVFTRIRPDLRARNKVEGWITGVLFACSAVAVLTTLGIIFSLVIDSLRFFSMVPITEFLFGTKWSPQIAIRADQVGSSGAFGAVPLFAGTFLIMLIAMAVAAPIGLFSAVYLSEYSGRKTRALVKPALEVLAGVPTVVYGFFAALTVGPALRVFFNGIGDLLIGGPLNGLGVYLSLVQNQMALVAGAVMGIMLIPFVSSLSDDILNAVPQSLRDGSYAMGATKSETVKKVLLPAALPGIAGALLLAVSRAIGETMIVTMAAGLAANLTLNPLETVTTVTVQIVTLLTGDQEFNSPKTLAAFGLGLTLFVVTLLLNIVAMRIVQAYREQYD; encoded by the coding sequence ATGATCTGGATTTTCCTGCTGCTGCTGATCGCCTTCGTCGTCATGGCCTATGTGGCCGGGCGGGCGCTGGCCGTGCGTCGGAGCCGAGGCGCGAAGTCGCATTCGCGGCCTGGCCAACATGGGCTTTACGCCCTGATCTGGGTCGGGGCGCCGGCGCTGGCCATGCTGATCGCCGCCTCGGTCTTCTCGACCTCGATCGAGCAGCAGATGATGCGGGCGGGCGCGCCGGACAGCGTCGCTCAGCTTGAGCCCTTCCGCCGCGAGGCCTTCTTCGCCGACGCCCGCCTGGTCGGGGCGGGGCAGGAGGCGCGCCAGATCTGGCCCGCGCCCTACGCCGAGGAGCTGCCGGCCGAGGGCCGTCGCGCCCACCGCATCGCCGCGACCCTGAGCTGGGGCGGGGGCGTCGCCGCCCTGATCGCCGCGGTGCTGGGCGGCCTGTTCGTCTTCACCCGCATCCGCCCGGACCTGCGCGCGCGCAACAAGGTCGAGGGCTGGATCACCGGCGTCCTGTTCGCCTGTTCGGCGGTGGCGGTGCTGACGACGCTGGGCATCATCTTCTCGCTGGTGATCGATTCGCTGCGTTTCTTCAGCATGGTGCCGATCACCGAGTTCCTGTTCGGGACCAAGTGGAGCCCGCAGATCGCCATTCGCGCCGATCAGGTCGGATCGTCGGGCGCCTTCGGGGCCGTGCCCCTGTTCGCAGGCACCTTCCTGATCATGCTGATCGCGATGGCGGTGGCGGCGCCGATCGGCCTGTTCTCGGCCGTCTACCTGTCGGAGTATTCGGGGCGTAAGACCCGCGCCCTGGTCAAGCCTGCGCTTGAGGTTCTCGCGGGCGTGCCGACCGTGGTCTACGGCTTCTTCGCCGCCCTGACCGTGGGACCGGCTCTGCGCGTTTTCTTCAACGGCATTGGCGACCTGCTGATCGGCGGGCCGTTGAACGGCCTCGGCGTCTACCTGTCGCTGGTGCAGAACCAGATGGCTCTGGTGGCGGGGGCGGTCATGGGGATCATGCTGATCCCCTTCGTCAGCTCCCTGTCCGACGACATCCTGAACGCCGTGCCGCAGTCCCTGCGCGACGGGTCCTACGCCATGGGCGCCACCAAGTCCGAGACGGTCAAGAAGGTGCTTCTGCCCGCCGCCCTGCCGGGCATCGCCGGCGCCCTGCTGCTGGCCGTGTCGCGCGCCATCGGCGAGACCATGATCGTGACCATGGCGGCGGGCCTGGCCGCCAATCTGACCCTGAACCCGCTGGAGACGGTCACCACGGTCACCGTCCAGATCGTCACCCTGCTGACCGGCGACCAGGAGTTCAACAGTCCCAAGACGCTGGCCGCCTTCGGCCTGGGCCTGACGCTGTTCGTCGTCACCCTGCTGCTGAACATCGTCGCCATGCGTATCGTGCAAGCCTACCGGGAACAGTATGACTGA
- the aceA gene encoding isocitrate lyase, whose translation MTTFADLVPSPAGRFDGIERPYSPEDVLRLRGSVPVTHTLAERGANRLWELLHSEPYINALGAVTGNQAMQMVRAGLKAIYLSGWQVAADANTAGAMYPDQSLYPANAAPELCRRINRTLQRADQIEHAEGGARREWFAPIVADAEAGFGGPLNSFEIMKAFIEAGAAGVHFEDQLASEKKCGHLGGKVLIPTQAHERNLIAARLAADVCGTPTLTVARTDAESAQLITSDIDERDHPFIDRENRTPEGFYRLKPGTGLDHCIARGLSYAKYADLLWWETSHPDLDDAKTFAEAIQKEHPGKLMAYNCSPSFNWEAKLDKDTIAKFQRELGAMGYKFQFVTLAGFHSLNNGMFELASGYRDRGMAAYSELQQREFANEATGYTATRHQREVGTGYFDDVATVISSGQSSTTALKDSTETAQFHAA comes from the coding sequence ATGACGACCTTCGCCGATCTGGTTCCTTCGCCCGCGGGCCGTTTCGACGGCATTGAGCGCCCTTACTCGCCGGAGGACGTTCTGCGTCTGCGCGGCTCGGTGCCGGTCACCCATACGCTGGCCGAACGCGGCGCCAACCGTTTGTGGGAGCTGCTGCACAGCGAGCCCTACATCAACGCCCTGGGCGCTGTGACCGGCAACCAGGCGATGCAGATGGTCCGCGCGGGCCTGAAGGCCATCTATCTGTCGGGCTGGCAGGTCGCGGCCGACGCCAATACGGCCGGGGCCATGTACCCGGACCAGTCGCTGTATCCGGCCAACGCCGCGCCGGAACTGTGCCGCCGCATCAACCGCACCCTGCAGCGCGCCGACCAGATCGAGCACGCTGAGGGCGGCGCCAGGCGTGAATGGTTCGCCCCCATCGTCGCCGACGCCGAGGCCGGTTTCGGCGGGCCGCTGAACAGCTTTGAGATCATGAAGGCCTTCATCGAGGCGGGCGCCGCGGGCGTCCATTTCGAGGACCAACTGGCCAGCGAGAAGAAGTGCGGTCACCTGGGCGGCAAGGTGCTGATCCCGACCCAGGCGCACGAGCGCAACCTGATCGCGGCGCGTCTGGCGGCCGACGTCTGCGGCACGCCGACCCTGACGGTGGCTCGCACCGACGCCGAGTCGGCCCAACTGATCACGTCGGACATCGACGAGCGGGACCATCCCTTCATCGACCGCGAGAACCGCACGCCCGAGGGCTTCTATCGCCTGAAGCCAGGCACGGGTCTGGACCACTGCATCGCGCGCGGCCTGTCCTACGCCAAATACGCCGACCTGCTGTGGTGGGAGACTTCGCACCCCGATCTGGACGACGCCAAGACGTTCGCCGAGGCGATCCAGAAGGAGCATCCGGGCAAGCTGATGGCCTACAACTGCTCGCCCTCGTTTAATTGGGAAGCCAAGCTGGACAAGGACACCATCGCCAAGTTCCAGCGCGAACTGGGGGCCATGGGATACAAGTTCCAGTTCGTCACCCTGGCGGGCTTCCACAGCCTGAACAACGGGATGTTCGAGCTGGCCAGCGGCTATCGCGATCGCGGCATGGCGGCCTATTCGGAGCTGCAACAGCGCGAGTTCGCCAATGAGGCGACCGGCTACACCGCCACGCGCCACCAGCGCGAGGTCGGCACCGGCTATTTCGACGACGTCGCCACGGTCATCTCTTCCGGCCAGTCCTCGACCACGGCCCTGAAGGACTCCACCGAAACCGCCCAGTTTCACGCCGCCTGA
- a CDS encoding universal stress protein encodes MPWTSLIVYVDDEADNPARLIEACALAGAHGARLIGVSACAPETPVADAYGAGILLGEVMAAQQARNETTLKSAEQRFRAAVEAAGIEGEWRGDVGDPTGLMLRHLRAADAALVGRDAGGVSAWRAPHPADLAMRAGRPVVVLPPSPIRSIVDAPALLAWTDTRESRLAAQAALPLLKRADSVRVVELCDPEDIDGARIRTQDVVRWLAGHGVAAEPDARAHDDRSGGRRLIDCAEEMGAGLIVAGAWGHARMRQWIFGGVTQTLLTEAPVALMLAH; translated from the coding sequence ATGCCCTGGACCAGTCTGATCGTGTACGTCGATGACGAAGCCGACAACCCCGCTCGCCTGATCGAGGCCTGCGCCCTCGCCGGCGCGCACGGGGCCCGACTGATCGGGGTGTCCGCTTGCGCACCGGAGACGCCCGTGGCGGACGCCTATGGCGCGGGCATACTGCTGGGCGAGGTGATGGCGGCCCAGCAGGCGCGCAACGAAACCACGCTGAAATCGGCCGAGCAGCGTTTCCGCGCCGCCGTCGAGGCGGCGGGGATCGAAGGCGAATGGCGGGGCGATGTGGGCGATCCCACGGGTCTGATGCTGCGCCACCTGCGGGCGGCGGATGCGGCCCTGGTCGGGCGCGATGCGGGCGGGGTCAGCGCGTGGCGTGCGCCGCATCCGGCGGATCTGGCCATGCGAGCCGGCCGGCCGGTCGTGGTGCTGCCGCCCAGTCCGATCCGATCGATAGTGGATGCTCCGGCGCTGCTGGCCTGGACCGACACGCGCGAGAGCCGACTGGCGGCGCAGGCGGCCCTGCCGCTGCTGAAGCGCGCCGACAGCGTGCGGGTGGTCGAACTGTGCGACCCTGAGGATATCGACGGCGCGCGGATCAGGACGCAGGACGTCGTCCGGTGGCTGGCGGGACATGGCGTCGCCGCCGAGCCCGACGCCCGCGCCCACGACGACCGCTCGGGCGGACGACGCCTGATCGACTGCGCCGAGGAAATGGGCGCCGGGCTGATCGTGGCCGGGGCCTGGGGCCATGCGCGGATGCGGCAATGGATCTTCGGCGGGGTGACGCAGACCCTGCTGACCGAAGCGCCCGTGGCGTTGATGCTGGCGCACTAA
- a CDS encoding ATP-binding protein, with the protein MRTVISCLVNDHDWRLLPVAILVCLFSLATAFVLADRARRVARRSRLPYMAAAALVGGLGVWSTHFIAMQAYDAGVPVRYDPAETLLSLAVIILALGASISLGFAALGSRHRSIFTLGRRAPGGLLPAVTAGFGVAAMHFVGMDAVRLSGAVIVWNLPLAIAAVAGGVAIFASIAFLPSWRDWRALAGGTGIAALGVCWLHFVGMSAAAVTPAPGVLLPEAAASARLIGLWTMIGVGLTVLIAAFLTGMMWWSRRSVLGQVLEAIHAMPDGLGVYDADDRLQIWNQRYLDISPHLTSALKVGVSFEELLDIGLKAGVYPEAVGRERAWAAERLAQRRNPQGPRELQVGDRWLRVQDRRTTGGGLVTVCSDITDMIRSAEALAEARDAAETANRAKSRFLANMSHEIRTPLNGVIGVAQALARTELSAAQHEMLDLVQSSSRTLQTLLSDILDLARIESGRLDLKEEAFDLARVVEEAALLYAAAARDKGLQFIVEVAPEARAWVMGDPVRLKQVLTNLVSNAVKFTTSGFVSLTVDAAPAQGPQTLRFVVQDTGIGFDAPTRDRLFNRFEQADGDITRHYGGSGLGLAISRDLAAMMGGDLDCESEPGAGAAFILTLPWREVAAPDTAAPASLPQACEPQACDPAPRRLRILAADDHPTNRRVVELILDPSLVDLVSVENGAEAVETYRAQTFDLVLMDMQMPVMDGVTAVREIRLHEAVLGLTPTPIVMLTANALPEHLEQALVAGADRHMAKPFSVETLLSTVAELTAQTPQAAEAAA; encoded by the coding sequence ATGAGGACCGTCATCAGTTGCCTCGTCAATGATCACGACTGGCGCCTGCTCCCGGTCGCCATACTGGTCTGCCTGTTCAGTCTGGCGACCGCCTTCGTGCTGGCCGACCGGGCGCGTCGCGTGGCGCGGCGCTCGCGCCTGCCCTACATGGCGGCGGCGGCGCTGGTGGGCGGCCTGGGAGTGTGGAGCACCCATTTCATCGCCATGCAGGCTTATGACGCCGGCGTGCCGGTGCGCTACGACCCGGCCGAAACGCTGTTGTCGCTGGCCGTCATCATCCTGGCTCTGGGCGCCAGCATCAGCCTGGGTTTCGCAGCCCTGGGTTCGCGCCACCGTTCAATCTTCACCTTGGGACGCCGCGCGCCGGGCGGCCTCCTTCCAGCGGTGACCGCAGGTTTCGGCGTCGCCGCCATGCATTTCGTGGGCATGGACGCCGTGCGCCTGTCCGGCGCCGTCATTGTCTGGAACCTGCCTCTGGCGATAGCGGCCGTCGCCGGCGGGGTCGCCATTTTCGCCTCCATCGCCTTCCTGCCCTCATGGCGCGACTGGCGGGCGCTGGCGGGCGGAACCGGCATTGCGGCGCTGGGCGTCTGCTGGCTGCATTTCGTCGGCATGAGCGCAGCCGCCGTCACCCCGGCGCCCGGCGTGCTGCTGCCCGAAGCCGCCGCCTCGGCCCGGCTCATCGGCCTGTGGACGATGATCGGCGTCGGCCTGACGGTGCTGATCGCCGCCTTCCTGACCGGCATGATGTGGTGGTCGCGCCGCAGCGTGCTGGGGCAGGTGCTGGAGGCGATTCACGCCATGCCCGACGGTCTGGGCGTCTATGACGCCGACGACCGGCTGCAAATCTGGAACCAGCGGTATCTGGATATCAGCCCGCATCTAACCAGCGCGTTGAAAGTCGGCGTCTCGTTTGAAGAACTTCTCGACATCGGCCTGAAGGCGGGCGTCTATCCCGAGGCTGTCGGCCGCGAACGCGCCTGGGCCGCCGAACGACTGGCCCAACGCCGCAATCCACAGGGCCCGCGCGAGCTTCAGGTCGGCGATCGATGGCTGCGCGTCCAGGACCGTCGCACCACCGGCGGCGGCCTGGTCACCGTCTGTTCGGACATCACCGACATGATCCGCAGCGCCGAAGCCCTGGCGGAGGCGCGCGACGCCGCCGAAACCGCCAACCGCGCCAAGAGCCGCTTCCTGGCCAATATGAGCCACGAGATCCGCACGCCCCTTAACGGCGTCATCGGCGTGGCCCAGGCGCTGGCGCGAACGGAACTGAGCGCCGCCCAGCATGAGATGCTGGACCTGGTCCAGTCGTCCAGCCGCACCCTGCAGACCCTGCTCAGCGACATTCTGGACCTGGCCCGGATCGAGTCCGGACGGCTGGACCTGAAGGAGGAAGCCTTTGATCTGGCCCGCGTCGTCGAAGAAGCCGCCCTGCTCTACGCCGCCGCCGCGCGCGACAAGGGCCTGCAGTTCATCGTCGAGGTGGCGCCCGAAGCCCGCGCCTGGGTCATGGGAGACCCCGTTCGACTGAAACAGGTGCTGACCAATCTGGTCTCCAATGCGGTCAAATTCACAACCTCCGGCTTCGTCAGCCTGACCGTCGACGCCGCCCCGGCGCAGGGGCCTCAGACCCTGCGCTTCGTCGTGCAGGACACCGGCATCGGCTTTGACGCTCCAACTCGCGATCGCCTGTTCAACCGCTTTGAACAGGCCGACGGGGACATCACCCGCCATTATGGCGGGTCCGGCCTGGGGCTGGCGATTTCCCGCGATCTGGCGGCCATGATGGGCGGCGACCTGGACTGCGAGAGCGAACCGGGCGCGGGCGCCGCCTTCATCCTGACCCTGCCGTGGCGCGAGGTCGCCGCGCCCGATACCGCCGCGCCCGCCTCCCTGCCGCAGGCCTGCGAGCCGCAGGCTTGCGACCCGGCCCCGCGCCGCCTGCGCATCCTCGCCGCCGATGATCACCCCACAAACCGCAGGGTGGTCGAACTGATCCTCGACCCGTCCCTCGTCGACCTGGTCTCCGTCGAGAACGGCGCCGAAGCGGTCGAGACCTATAGGGCCCAGACCTTCGATCTGGTGCTGATGGACATGCAGATGCCCGTCATGGACGGCGTGACCGCCGTGCGTGAAATCCGCCTGCATGAGGCGGTCCTTGGCCTTACGCCCACGCCCATCGTCATGCTGACGGCCAACGCCTTGCCGGAACATCTGGAGCAGGCTCTGGTCGCCGGCGCCGACCGGCATATGGCCAAGCCGTTCAGCGTCGAGACGCTGCTTTCCACTGTCGCCGAGCTGACCGCGCAAACGCCTCAGGCCGCGGAAGCCGCGGCCTGA
- a CDS encoding helix-turn-helix transcriptional regulator, translated as MRHDKAAMVIDLARGMAASAEGLTLNEMAAQLNVGRRTAERMRDAVLMLFPQVEEVSDPPTKRWRIRGGLSAFEQAPTATEMLELTKAAAALRAAGEPARAAALESLERKVKAAMRSTTLNRMAPDLEALVRAETIAVQAGPRPSADETVLAEIRGAVLAERPLNFIYARPGAEARTRTMTPCGLMFGRANYLVAADRESGRIQTFRLDRMSAVEAGEGTARPPADFDLGAFASQSFGIYQDEIEEVALRISPEGAAEARGWRWHPTQTIEDQADGSVVVRFRASGMRELAWHLFTWGEQATIVGPDRLKAVMGEALAAAGRALERA; from the coding sequence TTGCGGCACGACAAGGCGGCGATGGTCATCGACCTGGCGCGGGGCATGGCGGCCAGCGCGGAGGGGCTGACGCTGAATGAAATGGCGGCCCAGCTGAACGTCGGGCGCCGCACGGCCGAGCGGATGCGCGACGCCGTGCTGATGCTGTTCCCCCAAGTCGAGGAGGTGTCCGACCCGCCGACCAAGCGCTGGCGCATCCGCGGCGGGCTTTCGGCTTTTGAACAGGCGCCGACGGCGACCGAGATGCTGGAGCTGACCAAGGCGGCGGCCGCCCTGCGCGCCGCGGGCGAACCCGCGCGGGCGGCGGCGCTGGAAAGCTTGGAGCGCAAGGTGAAGGCGGCGATGCGCTCGACCACATTGAACCGCATGGCGCCGGATCTGGAGGCTCTGGTCCGGGCCGAGACCATCGCCGTCCAGGCCGGGCCGCGCCCCAGCGCCGACGAGACGGTGCTGGCCGAGATTCGCGGCGCGGTGCTGGCCGAGCGGCCGCTGAACTTCATCTACGCCCGGCCCGGCGCTGAGGCGCGCACCCGCACCATGACGCCCTGCGGCCTGATGTTCGGGCGCGCCAACTATCTGGTGGCGGCGGATCGCGAAAGCGGGCGCATCCAGACCTTCCGCCTGGACCGAATGAGCGCGGTCGAGGCGGGCGAGGGCACGGCGCGGCCGCCCGCGGACTTCGACCTGGGCGCCTTCGCCAGCCAGTCCTTCGGCATCTATCAGGACGAGATCGAAGAGGTGGCCCTGCGCATCTCGCCCGAGGGCGCCGCCGAGGCGCGCGGCTGGCGCTGGCACCCGACCCAGACGATCGAGGATCAGGCCGACGGATCGGTCGTGGTGCGGTTCCGCGCCTCGGGGATGCGCGAACTGGCCTGGCACCTGTTCACCTGGGGCGAGCAGGCGACGATCGTGGGGCCGGATCGGCTGAAGGCGGTGATGGGCGAAGCGCTGGCGGCGGCGGGCCGCGCCCTCGAACGGGCGTAA